The genomic window AGAGTTTCTTCATCTTTAATCTTCTTAACAATGAAATCAATATGGTAGTAGTTTTCTTTTTTTTCAACCTCATATTGCATAGAGGCTTCAGTTCCATCTCTCGTAAAGGATTTGCCACCCATTATTTGGCCATCAAATTCAAACAAAGCGTAACCATCTTTTGTAAGTGTTAAGTACCCAATATCACCTTTATCTTCTCCTTTCCATTTACCAACATAAGAAGGTGAATCTTTAAGTGAGAAAGAGCAAAATAAAACTAAGGATAGAATTAAAAGTGAAAGGGTTTTTAATGATTTCATGTAGATAGGAATTTAAATTATTCCTACAAGATATATCATTTTTTAAATAAAAAGCCCTAAAAGAATTTAATTAGTCTTTTATGAAGTCAATTTTGTCACCGATTTCAAGTTGCCATTCATCGGAAAGACCAGCATTAATTTCTAAAACATATTTAGCAGGTGATTCAGATGGAAGTGAAGTTTCGTCAAAAGGTTTTGCGTTTTTTTGAAAGCTAACAATATGTAACTCATCATCTATATAAATAATGTCTAAAGGAATTTTAGTATTCTTCATATAGAAACTTCGCATTTGTGTATTAGGAAATATAAACAGCATACCTTGGTTGGTGCCAAGTTTGT from Winogradskyella sp. MH6 includes these protein-coding regions:
- a CDS encoding DUF192 domain-containing protein: MRSTPFFKFFILFFSLLLFFNCKNEKKDNSNDKIEVSFKKEGILNLKKANTDSIIKTLDIEFAEDEHETQTGLMYRNKLGTNQGMLFIFPNTQMRSFYMKNTKIPLDIIYIDDELHIVSFQKNAKPFDETSLPSESPAKYVLEINAGLSDEWQLEIGDKIDFIKD